GAGTGTTTGTACTTGCAGTGAAGTAAAGTTGTGTCcttctcttatacacacacgtgagaggtttcacactgtttgtgttgttaatCATTAAGATTAAGATAAAGCCGATCGTTTTCACCGACGATCCTGAATCAGaggattattaaatattaaatctcaCATGCAGGAAATCTTTTACACACAGAATCCCTTCAAActgcattaataaaaataagacatgCCCAAACTACCTGCTGTACCTGATCTGAGTGACAGGTGATTCTGCACGATTCAGGAGGACCTACAAGAAGGTCACATCGAGAGTATCACTTTGTGACGATCcgaaaaatgtcattttataacAAAGATCTGTTCTTGTCTTGTCTCGTAGCTCGCTGCTGCTTTTCTTACACGCAAAGGCCCGTTCGCTGCGGCCGGCTGAAAGGCTACTCCATCCAGGAAATTACTGGAAACTGTGACATCAGAGCTATAATGTGAGTCTCGTATTTACACACTGAGagtttttataataaactttgACTGAGTTTAACTAAAGTATCACAGTTACCATGGGATACCGTGAAATACGGTCGTAGATCCACGATCCTGTAACGGTTACCATGGTTACCAAAAAGTACTGCATTAAAAACCATAACAATAcagtaaagtaataaaaaccACACCGTAGTTACCATGGATACCAAAGCCCACCGTAAAAGCTGTAGTTACCATGGATACCATGAATTCTACAAAcccgattccaaaaaagttgtGACGCCGTAGACAACTGTGAATAAATACAGAAAGCGATGATGTggaagttttatattttattcagaatacaaCACAGATGACATCTCAAATGATTACACTGAGAAAATGGGTCATTTTAAGGGGAAAAATGAGTTAATAAGTTAAATTCTATTAATAAGTTATAAATTTCATGGCATCAGCACAtctcaaaaaagttgggacaaggCCATGTTTCCCCCCGTGTGGCATCCCGTCTTCTTCTTATTCCAGCCTGCAGACGTCTGGGGACGGAGGAGACAAGTCGCTCATGTTTAGGAATAGGAATATTGTCCCATTCTTACCTAATACAGGCTTCTAGTTGCTCAACAGTCTCAGGTCACATTACCTTCGTCACTTCTTCCTCTTTATGAGGCGACAAATGTTTCCTATGGGTGAATGATCTGGACTGCAGGCTGGACATCTCAGTCCCCAGATCCTTCTTCTACAGCCATGATGTTATAATAGATGTAGTAAGTGGTCTGGCATCGTCATGTTGGAAAATGTCAGGTCTTCCCTGAAAGAGACGACGTCTGGATGGGAGCGTATGTCGTTCTAGAACTTGGATCTACTTTTCAGCATCGATGGTGACTTTCCAGATGTGTAAGCTGCtcgtgtcacacacactcatgtaacCCCACACCATCAGAGCTGCAGGCTTCTGAACTGAGCGCTGAGAACAGCTTGGGTTGTCCTCGTCCTCTTTAGTCCGGATGACACGGCGTacagttttccaaaaaaaaaagtccattaTAAACGAGCCTCGGCCCAGAGAAAACGCCTGCGTGTCTGGATCATGTTTAGATACGGCTTCCTTTTTGACCTATAGAGATTTAGCCAGCAAAACTCTGAGAAACTCCTTTCTGATGTTGCGCCACTATTTTTCGCCGCAGCTTTGAGGGAATCGGTGATCCTCTGCCCATCTAGACTTCTGAGAGACGCTGCCACTATTTTTATTCCCAACCATGTTGCCAATTGACCCAATAATTTGCAAATTGTTCCTCCAGCTGTTCCTTATCTGTACATTTAACTTTTCCGACCTCACGTTGCTTCCTGTCCTAACTTTTTTTAGGAATGAAACCCAAAATGAGCCAATATTTGGCAtcacatttcaaaatgtctcacaTTCAACATTTGATATGTTACTAACCATACCGTAATGTCACCGTTACCATAGTTACCATAAAGCTACACAGTAAAACCACTGTGGTGAtgtaacagtgttgtgatgatgtcattaaTTTAATCCGcacacttttctttattttctgcagatttgagACTCAAACTGCGAAATTCATCTGCGCTGATCCAAAGATGAGATGGACTCAGGACAGGATCACGTGCCTGCGGTGAGACTCGGCTTCGGCCATCTGATGATCCAGCTTTATGTAAACTTATTCTACACACAGGAACAAGATTTCACATTAAAAAacctctttgtttttatttttaggaaGAAGGCTGCAGTCATCGGGAACATGGAATTGTTGACCTGAGACGGAAACCGTTCCACAGCCTCGAATTCgaatttaaaaaaactaaagtctttatttttctgttcattaGAGCATCTTAAAGGTGTGCTTTATTACTTCTGTTTAAACGTTGGCCCCTTGTGGGAGCCGCAGTCTCAGTCACGTATTGTACACTTTGTACGTTTTTGTCACACAAACATTGTGTTTTATCttatatataaacagatattttaaaataataaatatataaaataaagcctCCTGAGTTGGTGTTCTGTCTGCATCAGTTACCATGAAATGTAGAGAAATGTAGAAACTCTGCATGTTATGGTCAATTCTTTTTTaaaggaatgaaaaaagaaacattaataataataataataataataataataataataataataataatacgaagAAGAATCTTTATCATtaaactcttcttcttcttcttcttcttcttcttcttcttcttcttcttcttcttcttcttcttcttcttcttcctttggcttttcccttcaggggtcgccacagagaatcttctctctccacctgtccctatcttctgcatcctttatatcctcattaattacatccatgtacctcctctttggccttcctctttgcctcctgcctggaagctccatgtccaacattctcctaccgatatactcatatactcgatatactctccctcctctgaacatgtccaaaccatcttaatctgtcctccctaactttgtcccctaAATCGTCCAATATGAGCCGTCCcacctgtccaatcttgtcactcccaaagagaacctcaacatctttaTCATTAAACTGTTGAacaatttaaatgattaatccATCAATAAcaaatattacagatattaaacacattcacatattTGACtcaattatttcttttgtttaattattgaTAACTCGTCTGGTGTTTAAACAACAGATGACTGACTGAACACTTTATTAACACTAATACAGGGTTCCACAACTTTCCATTGAGATTGAGTTTGTGCTCCATGTTGAGATGATCACATCCCACACTGTCGATCTCCAGCAGTTCCATCACATCTCAGAGACCTGTGGTCACCTCGACCTGGTCACAGCCATGCTGATGTTCAGTATAAGAGCTCTGCTGCTCCTGTGACATTCAGACACTTAATCAGGGCTCCAGATTACATTGTAGTCTTCACTTTGTCCTAAAGAAGTGGAGACATTCTTTATTCAGTGACTTTGttctttattgtgtttactgtgtttactgtgtttattgtgtttattgtgtttactgtgtttattgtgtttattgtgtttattgtgtttattgtgtttattgtgtttactgtgtttattgtgtttattgtgtttactgtgtttattgtgtttactgtgtttattgtgtttattgtgtttactgtgtttattgtgtttactgtgtttattgtgtttattgtgtttattgtgtttattgtgtttattgcacTCTGCAATTCCTCGTCTCACCACAGACAGAAGACAAAGATATCAGAATCCTGATTAAACTGAGATCTGTACAGTAAAGACATGATTACAGAGGAATGAGGAAACATCAAGCATTTTATGCACATCAGAAATGTTGATCTCCCctataactcacacacacacacacacacacacacacacacacacacacacactcacacacataaacacgcacacacataaacacgcgcacacacacacacacacacatacataaacacgcacacacataaacacgcacacacataaacacgcacacacataaacacgcacatacataaacacgcacacacataaacacgcacacacataaacacgcacacacataaacacgcacacacacacacacacacacacacacacacataaacaagcacacacataaacaagcacatacacacaca
This genomic stretch from Tachysurus fulvidraco isolate hzauxx_2018 chromosome 25, HZAU_PFXX_2.0, whole genome shotgun sequence harbors:
- the ccl20b gene encoding C-C motif chemokine 20b, with protein sequence MTRFKIPAGTFLFLLVLTTFIIDTETARCCFSYTQRPVRCGRLKGYSIQEITGNCDIRAIIFETQTAKFICADPKMRWTQDRITCLRKKAAVIGNMELLT